A single genomic interval of Spirosoma linguale DSM 74 harbors:
- a CDS encoding glycosyl transferase group 1 (PFAM: glycosyl transferase group 1~KEGG: pfs:PFLU3666 putative glycosyltransferase) — protein sequence MAKQRVLIYSQTFAPDHSGISIYASDYAFYCAENGYDVDVITGFPFYPQWQKRKEDEGKLFATEVIDNVTVHRGYLYVPHNPSAFQRIMHEVSLTFFAMINSFRVKRPDVIVVFTTPVLLGVLAAFMNLFWRRKLVINVQDFQVEAAYSLGMLKGSAMLKIINALELWSYKKADYVSSISGSMLDLLRDRKKLPENKILFWPNWTHNDEKTFVKPEAGLFRKKFNFSPSTKLIGYAGNVGKKQGLDILLDTAVEFAHVPDVQFLIIGEGADLERLKAYAAEKSIRNVLFMPFLNASEYLEFLADVDAVFISQVKVPFDIYFPSKLLGIMAMRQLLIVNADAKSELYKTTKKNDIALVSDYGDMATLKKYIEMVITNDPVIEDYKSEAEKFVVQFGREVVLSNIARVLSDESVPAIQEAEVVNQ from the coding sequence ATGGCTAAACAACGGGTTCTTATCTACAGTCAGACGTTCGCTCCCGATCATAGCGGCATTTCTATTTATGCCTCCGATTACGCGTTTTACTGCGCCGAGAACGGCTACGACGTCGATGTCATTACTGGTTTCCCTTTTTATCCGCAATGGCAGAAACGCAAAGAGGACGAAGGCAAGCTGTTCGCTACCGAAGTAATCGACAACGTCACGGTTCACCGGGGCTACTTATACGTTCCGCATAACCCGTCGGCGTTTCAGCGAATCATGCACGAAGTGTCGCTGACCTTTTTTGCCATGATCAACTCCTTTCGGGTGAAACGGCCGGATGTTATCGTGGTCTTCACCACACCCGTTCTGCTGGGTGTTCTGGCGGCTTTCATGAACCTGTTCTGGCGCCGGAAACTGGTTATCAATGTGCAGGACTTTCAGGTAGAAGCGGCTTACTCGCTGGGTATGCTGAAAGGATCGGCCATGCTGAAGATTATCAACGCTCTGGAGTTGTGGAGCTATAAAAAAGCGGATTACGTGTCCAGTATCTCGGGCAGTATGCTCGACCTGCTGCGCGACCGGAAAAAGCTGCCGGAAAACAAAATCCTCTTCTGGCCAAACTGGACGCACAACGACGAAAAAACCTTCGTAAAACCGGAAGCCGGGTTATTCCGCAAGAAGTTCAACTTCTCGCCGTCGACCAAACTTATTGGCTATGCTGGTAACGTCGGGAAGAAACAGGGGCTGGATATTCTGCTCGATACCGCCGTCGAATTTGCGCACGTGCCGGATGTACAGTTCCTGATCATTGGCGAAGGAGCCGATCTGGAACGCCTGAAGGCCTACGCAGCCGAGAAGTCGATCCGGAATGTGCTGTTCATGCCGTTCCTGAACGCATCCGAATACCTTGAGTTTCTGGCCGATGTAGATGCGGTCTTTATCTCGCAGGTGAAAGTACCGTTCGATATCTACTTCCCGTCAAAACTACTGGGAATCATGGCCATGCGGCAGCTGCTGATCGTTAACGCCGACGCCAAATCGGAGCTTTACAAAACGACGAAGAAAAACGACATCGCGCTGGTCAGCGATTACGGCGATATGGCTACGCTGAAGAAATACATCGAGATGGTAATTACCAACGATCCGGTTATTGAAGACTACAAATCGGAAGCCGAGAAATTCGTCGTGCAGTTTGGCCGGGAAGTGGTCCTGTCGAACATTGCACGGGTGTTGTCAGATGAGTCGGTACCTGCTATTCAGGAAGCCGAGGTTGTCAACCAGTAA
- a CDS encoding glycosyl transferase family 2 (PFAM: glycosyl transferase family 2~KEGG: pna:Pnap_3181 glycosyl transferase family protein) — MIPISVLILTKNEEQDLPECLKSVTSWCDDIHVFDSFSDDRTADIALAANATITKRKFDNWSAHQNWGLANIPFKYPWVLYIDADERVSDSLLAALKAFDTTRTDAVAFEIQRRDFAWDGTWLKHAQMSPYYLRLFRPNKMRYERLVNPVSLPDGPTGRLTGFLDHYPFSKGFRFWWQRHLGYADMEAATHLANMNGQTSFSVQKALFGKDFTEKRFHQKGLFYQMPGRPIIKWLYMVVARRAFLDGSAGVTYSTLQAIYEYFIVLRTKELMKQHRAKAADKSPVLVVSE, encoded by the coding sequence ATGATCCCGATCTCCGTACTGATCCTCACGAAGAATGAAGAGCAGGATTTACCCGAATGCCTGAAATCGGTCACAAGTTGGTGCGATGATATTCATGTATTCGACTCCTTCAGCGACGACCGGACCGCCGACATCGCTCTGGCCGCCAACGCGACCATTACCAAGCGAAAGTTCGACAACTGGTCGGCGCATCAGAACTGGGGGCTGGCCAACATTCCGTTCAAATATCCCTGGGTACTGTACATCGATGCCGATGAGCGGGTGTCAGACAGTTTGCTGGCCGCGCTGAAAGCCTTTGACACGACCCGGACGGATGCCGTGGCCTTTGAAATACAACGCCGGGATTTTGCCTGGGATGGTACCTGGCTGAAACACGCGCAGATGTCGCCCTATTACCTGCGCCTGTTCCGTCCCAACAAGATGCGCTACGAACGGCTGGTCAACCCCGTATCGCTGCCCGATGGCCCCACGGGTCGGCTAACCGGTTTTCTGGATCATTACCCGTTCAGCAAGGGGTTCCGGTTCTGGTGGCAGCGGCACCTGGGCTATGCCGATATGGAAGCGGCTACGCACCTCGCCAACATGAACGGGCAAACATCGTTTTCGGTACAGAAAGCGCTTTTCGGTAAGGATTTCACCGAGAAACGATTCCACCAGAAAGGGCTGTTTTACCAGATGCCCGGTCGGCCAATTATCAAATGGCTGTACATGGTGGTTGCCCGCCGGGCCTTCCTCGACGGTAGCGCGGGAGTTACCTACTCGACCTTACAGGCCATTTACGAATACTTTATCGTTTTGCGGACCAAGGAACTGATGAAACAGCATCGGGCCAAAGCCGCCGACAAATCACCGGTACTGGTGGTGAGTGAGTAA
- a CDS encoding transferase hexapeptide repeat containing protein (PFAM: transferase hexapeptide repeat containing protein~KEGG: pfs:PFLU3670 putative acyl transferase, colanic acid synthesis), with the protein MVMVNQDTFTGPSFSLKNRIGRVIWGVFAALFFRLSPRPFHSWRSFVLRCFGAKVGRGVHVYPNVKIWAPWNLDLADECGVADGAILYSLAKITLGQRAVVSQGAHICAGTHDYTRPGSPLVAMPIEIGDHAWVAAEAFVHPGITIGNGCVVGARSVVTKNMPPWTICAGHPCKPLKERIMQEA; encoded by the coding sequence ATGGTAATGGTTAATCAAGATACATTCACGGGGCCTTCGTTTTCGCTGAAGAACCGAATTGGCCGGGTTATATGGGGTGTTTTTGCCGCCCTGTTCTTCCGGCTCTCGCCCCGCCCCTTTCATAGCTGGCGGTCGTTCGTGCTCCGGTGTTTCGGGGCGAAGGTTGGGCGTGGCGTTCACGTTTACCCAAACGTAAAAATTTGGGCACCCTGGAACCTCGACCTCGCCGACGAATGTGGCGTGGCAGATGGAGCCATCCTGTATTCGCTGGCTAAAATCACCCTTGGTCAGCGGGCGGTGGTCTCGCAGGGGGCACACATCTGCGCCGGTACGCACGACTACACCCGGCCCGGCTCTCCGCTGGTAGCGATGCCAATCGAGATTGGCGACCACGCCTGGGTGGCGGCCGAAGCCTTTGTTCATCCGGGCATCACCATCGGCAACGGCTGCGTTGTCGGGGCTCGCTCGGTAGTAACCAAAAATATGCCGCCCTGGACCATCTGTGCCGGTCACCCCTGCAAGCCGCTTAAGGAACGCATCATGCAGGAAGCGTAA
- a CDS encoding glycosyl transferase group 1 (PFAM: glycosyl transferase group 1~KEGG: pna:Pnap_3183 glycosyl transferase, group 1) yields MNVLHVVAGMDPTTGGVCQAIRTIINGLTELGIQNEVASIDAPDAPYLSDYPFPIHALGPAGRSWQYSAKLVPWLVDNLARFDTVIVHGLWLYHSYAARKAIQQVKKEQPSAGKMPKVFIMPHGMLDPWFQEAKGRELKALRNWLYWKVIEDKVVNEADGMLFTCEEELIQARKPFKPYQPSQEINVGYGIDSSPAFIPAMKAAFLEKCPEVANQPYLLFLSRIHMKKGVDLLIKAYADVVSASQHTGVSVPKLVVAGPGLETDYGQSMQQLVAGNPLIKNKVVFPGMLTGNAKWGAFYGCEAFVLPSHQENFGIAVVEALACGKPVLISNQVNIWREIASAAGGFVAPNTVEGTRQVLQDWLSLTPPEQRKMEKQARYAFEEYFYINPAAARMAQAISA; encoded by the coding sequence ATGAACGTTTTACATGTAGTTGCCGGAATGGACCCCACCACTGGGGGCGTTTGTCAGGCTATACGCACGATAATCAATGGATTGACAGAATTGGGTATCCAGAACGAGGTCGCCAGCATTGATGCGCCGGATGCCCCGTATCTGTCCGACTACCCGTTCCCGATCCACGCGCTCGGTCCGGCGGGCCGGTCGTGGCAGTACAGCGCCAAACTTGTTCCCTGGCTGGTGGATAATCTGGCCCGATTCGACACCGTCATTGTGCATGGTCTTTGGCTTTACCACAGCTATGCGGCCCGGAAAGCCATCCAGCAAGTAAAGAAAGAGCAGCCATCGGCGGGCAAAATGCCCAAAGTGTTCATCATGCCGCACGGTATGCTCGACCCCTGGTTTCAGGAAGCCAAAGGCCGGGAGCTGAAAGCCCTGCGGAACTGGCTTTACTGGAAGGTGATCGAAGATAAAGTGGTCAACGAAGCCGACGGAATGCTGTTTACCTGCGAGGAAGAGCTGATTCAGGCCCGAAAGCCATTCAAGCCGTACCAGCCCAGTCAGGAAATCAACGTTGGGTATGGTATCGATAGCTCCCCGGCTTTCATACCAGCCATGAAAGCCGCTTTCCTGGAAAAATGCCCCGAGGTTGCCAACCAGCCTTATCTGTTGTTTCTGAGTCGGATACACATGAAAAAAGGCGTCGATCTGCTCATCAAAGCTTATGCCGACGTTGTATCAGCCAGTCAGCATACGGGCGTATCCGTTCCGAAGCTGGTTGTTGCCGGGCCGGGTCTGGAAACCGATTATGGGCAGAGTATGCAGCAACTGGTAGCCGGTAATCCGCTCATTAAAAACAAGGTCGTATTTCCGGGCATGCTCACGGGCAATGCCAAGTGGGGTGCTTTTTACGGCTGTGAGGCCTTTGTACTCCCCAGCCATCAGGAAAACTTCGGCATTGCCGTGGTAGAAGCCCTCGCCTGCGGCAAACCGGTTCTCATCTCGAATCAGGTTAATATCTGGCGGGAAATTGCGTCGGCAGCCGGTGGCTTCGTTGCGCCGAACACGGTAGAAGGAACCCGGCAGGTATTGCAGGACTGGCTGAGCCTGACCCCGCCCGAGCAGCGTAAGATGGAAAAGCAGGCTCGGTACGCATTTGAAGAGTATTTCTACATCAACCCGGCGGCTGCCCGTATGGCGCAGGCCATCAGCGCCTGA
- a CDS encoding conserved hypothetical protein (KEGG: tgr:Tgr7_2098 hypothetical protein), giving the protein MFRKLITFLLPWSLRRRALNKWFGFEISPTAHIGLAWIFPTRLVMKDNARIDHFTVAVNLDRIDMEKDAYIGRSNWITGFSKDADSAHFRHQAATRRPELWLGESASVNKNHHLDCTNRLEIGKFSTIAGYNSQFLTHSINVEENRQDSTPIRIGDYTFVGTNVVVLGGSRLPDHSVLGAKSLLNKAFEEPWMLYAGVPAKALQPVPKTAKYFSRTEGFVI; this is encoded by the coding sequence ATGTTTCGGAAACTCATTACATTTTTACTTCCGTGGAGCTTACGCCGACGCGCCCTCAACAAGTGGTTCGGCTTTGAGATCAGTCCAACAGCGCATATTGGTCTGGCCTGGATTTTTCCGACCCGGCTCGTCATGAAAGATAACGCCCGGATTGACCATTTCACCGTAGCGGTCAACCTCGACCGGATCGATATGGAAAAAGACGCGTACATCGGACGCAGTAACTGGATTACCGGCTTTTCCAAAGATGCTGACTCGGCCCATTTCCGCCATCAGGCTGCCACCCGCCGACCGGAGTTGTGGCTGGGCGAATCGGCATCGGTGAATAAGAACCACCATCTGGACTGCACCAACCGGCTGGAAATTGGCAAGTTCTCGACTATCGCCGGGTACAATTCCCAGTTCCTGACGCATTCAATCAACGTCGAGGAGAATCGGCAGGACAGCACACCCATCCGCATTGGCGACTACACGTTTGTAGGTACCAACGTGGTAGTACTGGGCGGCTCCCGCTTGCCGGACCATTCGGTGCTGGGGGCCAAGTCGCTCCTTAATAAAGCGTTTGAGGAACCGTGGATGCTTTACGCCGGTGTACCGGCCAAAGCCCTGCAACCGGTGCCCAAAACGGCTAAATATTTTTCCCGTACTGAAGGTTTTGTCATTTAA
- a CDS encoding glycosyl transferase group 1 (PFAM: glycosyl transferase group 1~KEGG: cti:RALTA_B0037 putative glycosyl transferase) has protein sequence MTTPMRIVLIGNYPPDKQESMERFAQMMQTGFRNLGVTAEIWRPVVFFAKGASNTTVGLGKWLGYLDKWILFPLLLRWRLRAGHDTVRFHICDHSNAPYLGHLPYERTGITCHDVLAIRGAMGFDDAYCPASGFGKILQKWILGHLSRAKLLATVSKLTLKQLTELAPGHPTPQQDWRVIHNAFNGHFWPMPEDEARELLHQKGIRLPEPFILHVGSGMTRKNRRMLLDMAAKAGSQWTGTICYAGHALEDELTQLANSYGLADRVVSVTQPDHNTLVALYSLCQAFVFPSFSEGFGWPLIEAQACGAPVITSTIEPMPEVSGGAALYASPSEPIAFAEALLALQNETTRAEFIRWGFDNAANFESDRIMNAYLDIHTLAPVTVH, from the coding sequence ATGACTACACCAATGCGTATTGTTTTAATTGGCAACTACCCGCCCGACAAACAGGAGAGCATGGAACGGTTTGCGCAGATGATGCAAACCGGCTTCCGGAACCTGGGCGTTACTGCCGAGATATGGCGTCCGGTCGTTTTCTTCGCCAAAGGAGCCAGCAACACAACCGTCGGGCTGGGCAAATGGCTTGGCTACCTGGACAAATGGATACTGTTTCCGCTGCTGCTGCGCTGGCGTTTACGCGCGGGCCACGATACCGTCCGGTTCCACATCTGCGATCACTCCAACGCGCCTTACCTGGGGCACTTGCCGTATGAGCGCACGGGCATTACCTGCCACGACGTACTCGCCATTCGGGGCGCAATGGGCTTTGATGATGCTTATTGCCCGGCTTCCGGATTCGGAAAAATCCTTCAGAAATGGATTCTTGGCCATTTGTCACGCGCCAAACTACTGGCAACGGTATCTAAACTTACGCTGAAGCAGTTGACCGAGCTGGCCCCCGGCCATCCAACTCCGCAGCAGGACTGGCGCGTGATTCATAATGCGTTCAACGGCCACTTCTGGCCCATGCCCGAAGATGAAGCCCGTGAATTGCTGCATCAAAAAGGAATTCGTTTACCCGAGCCGTTCATCCTGCACGTAGGTTCCGGCATGACTCGCAAAAACCGCCGGATGCTACTGGATATGGCCGCTAAAGCAGGCTCGCAGTGGACCGGCACGATCTGTTATGCCGGTCATGCGCTGGAAGACGAGCTGACTCAGCTGGCCAACTCGTACGGGTTAGCTGACCGGGTTGTTTCCGTGACCCAACCCGATCACAATACGCTGGTGGCGCTTTACAGCCTTTGCCAGGCGTTTGTATTTCCGTCGTTCTCGGAAGGATTCGGCTGGCCACTCATCGAAGCCCAGGCTTGTGGCGCACCGGTAATTACCAGTACCATCGAACCGATGCCTGAGGTCAGTGGCGGGGCGGCTCTGTACGCCAGCCCGTCCGAGCCGATAGCCTTTGCCGAAGCCCTGCTGGCCTTGCAAAACGAAACGACCCGCGCCGAATTTATTCGGTGGGGATTTGACAATGCGGCCAACTTCGAGTCGGACCGCATCATGAACGCTTACCTCGACATTCACACCCTGGCACCGGTTACGGTCCATTAA
- a CDS encoding hypothetical protein (KEGG: pfs:PFLU3672 hypothetical protein), whose amino-acid sequence MPEQMEANRWLKRGIWLYFWLLILEGALRKWVLPGLATPLLVVRDPIALLLIIGAWRNGQLRINGYMLGMVFIGLVGIYTAIFLGHGNLTVALFGARIVLFHFPLMFVIGAIFEREDVIKLGKMTVLISVFMSILIAIQFYSPQSAFVNRGVGGDMAGAGFDGAMGYFRPPGTFSFTNGLHLFFGFAGIFIFYFWVNAEGINRLVLLAATAGVAAAIPFSISRSLLLFVAIDFGFVAIAVLRKPQYAGRLIMLVVGALIAVAILSQLPVLQAPIEAFVSRFTSASDVEGGLKGSLGDRWLGGLTGALNDSFDQPFWGYGQGMGTNAGSTLLTGGSRAFLISEGEWGRVIGELGPLLGLSLILIRVSISLEFLVIGYKRLIAGDFLPWVLIGYILMMVPQAQWAQPTALGFSTMIGGLFLASLHRSRSEASGNTR is encoded by the coding sequence ATGCCTGAACAGATGGAGGCCAACCGCTGGCTCAAGCGAGGTATCTGGCTTTATTTCTGGCTGCTCATTCTGGAGGGCGCTCTACGTAAGTGGGTCTTGCCGGGTCTGGCAACGCCTTTGCTCGTGGTGCGTGACCCAATCGCTCTCCTGCTGATTATCGGTGCCTGGCGAAACGGCCAGCTGCGCATAAACGGCTACATGCTCGGGATGGTGTTCATTGGCCTGGTGGGTATCTATACCGCTATTTTTCTGGGCCACGGCAACCTGACGGTGGCCTTGTTCGGTGCCCGTATCGTGCTGTTCCATTTCCCGCTGATGTTCGTGATCGGGGCCATTTTTGAGCGCGAGGACGTAATCAAACTGGGTAAGATGACCGTTCTGATTTCGGTGTTCATGTCGATTCTGATCGCCATTCAGTTCTACAGCCCGCAGTCGGCCTTTGTGAACCGGGGCGTTGGGGGCGACATGGCGGGGGCCGGTTTCGATGGCGCTATGGGCTATTTCCGGCCACCGGGCACCTTTTCATTCACCAACGGCCTTCACCTCTTTTTCGGGTTTGCGGGTATTTTCATCTTTTACTTCTGGGTCAATGCCGAGGGCATCAACCGGCTGGTTCTGCTCGCGGCTACGGCAGGTGTAGCGGCTGCCATACCGTTCTCCATCAGTCGAAGCCTGCTGCTGTTCGTCGCCATCGACTTCGGGTTTGTGGCCATCGCCGTGCTGCGCAAGCCTCAATACGCCGGACGCCTGATTATGCTGGTTGTCGGTGCCCTGATTGCCGTGGCAATCTTGAGCCAGCTCCCTGTTTTGCAGGCGCCCATCGAAGCGTTCGTTTCCCGATTCACCAGCGCCAGTGATGTGGAGGGCGGTCTTAAAGGCTCCCTGGGCGACCGGTGGCTGGGTGGACTTACCGGTGCCCTGAACGACTCGTTCGATCAGCCATTCTGGGGATACGGACAGGGTATGGGAACCAATGCAGGCAGCACACTGCTGACGGGTGGTTCACGGGCTTTCCTGATCTCGGAAGGCGAATGGGGCCGGGTCATCGGCGAATTAGGCCCTTTACTCGGACTTTCCCTGATTCTGATACGGGTCAGCATCAGCCTTGAGTTCCTAGTGATCGGTTACAAACGACTGATTGCGGGTGATTTTCTGCCCTGGGTGCTGATCGGTTATATCCTGATGATGGTACCCCAGGCGCAGTGGGCGCAACCAACGGCCCTGGGCTTTAGTACGATGATTGGCGGACTTTTTCTGGCTTCCCTGCATCGATCCCGATCAGAAGCATCTGGCAACACACGATAA
- a CDS encoding glycosyl transferase group 1 (PFAM: glycosyl transferase group 1~KEGG: pfs:PFLU3673 putative glycosyltransferase), with protein MKILLSHPTGNANVRAVLSALVKANALAEFNTTLATNPDAGWLKLLPGSLRSELLRRTFPAPQAQIQTHPLREIARMAFPKLGLNQLVRHEQGWASIDAVYQDFDRLTAQRLAKLATSQAVNAVYAYEDGALETFRQAKKLNLTCVYDLPIAYWETGRSLMLEEADRMPAWAPTLGGGIQDSEAKLERKTRELELADIVVGPGRFVMDSIPGWAADKQTIMAPFGSPVLPAANQPKTNDATGRRPLRVLFAGSMGQRKGLGDLFEAVKLLNHPDLELVVMGSLLSPMEFYRSQYAGFTYEPGRPHDQVLALMRSCDVFCLPSIVEGRALVMQEAMSQGLPLIITPNTGGADLIKEGKTGFLVPIRSPKAIAEKLSWFLDNRDQIPAMGAMAQAHASTYTWDGYGKTVVDSIDNFYSKQVRKPQIAANA; from the coding sequence ATGAAAATTTTGCTTTCGCATCCTACCGGCAATGCCAACGTACGCGCTGTTCTGAGCGCGTTGGTGAAGGCGAACGCCCTGGCGGAATTCAACACCACCCTGGCCACCAATCCCGATGCGGGCTGGCTGAAGCTCTTGCCGGGCAGCTTGCGAAGCGAACTTCTGCGCCGAACGTTTCCCGCACCGCAAGCACAGATTCAGACGCACCCGCTCCGGGAAATTGCCCGCATGGCGTTTCCAAAGCTGGGCCTGAACCAACTGGTTCGGCATGAACAGGGCTGGGCCAGCATCGACGCAGTATATCAGGATTTCGACCGGCTTACAGCGCAGCGGCTGGCTAAACTGGCCACCAGCCAGGCGGTCAATGCGGTATATGCGTACGAAGATGGGGCACTGGAAACGTTTCGGCAGGCAAAAAAACTGAACCTTACGTGCGTCTACGATCTGCCGATTGCCTACTGGGAAACCGGCCGCAGCCTGATGCTCGAAGAAGCCGACCGTATGCCCGCCTGGGCTCCAACGCTGGGCGGTGGTATTCAGGATTCAGAAGCCAAGCTGGAACGCAAAACCCGCGAACTCGAACTGGCCGACATCGTTGTGGGACCGGGCCGGTTTGTGATGGACTCCATCCCGGGCTGGGCCGCCGATAAACAGACCATTATGGCCCCGTTCGGGTCGCCGGTGCTGCCTGCTGCCAACCAGCCTAAAACGAACGACGCTACAGGTCGTCGGCCGTTGCGTGTGCTGTTTGCCGGTTCGATGGGGCAGCGAAAAGGCCTTGGCGATTTGTTCGAAGCGGTCAAACTGCTTAACCATCCTGATCTGGAACTGGTGGTGATGGGGTCGCTGCTGAGCCCGATGGAATTTTACCGGTCGCAGTACGCCGGATTCACCTACGAGCCTGGCCGCCCGCATGATCAGGTACTCGCCCTGATGCGCTCCTGCGACGTCTTTTGCCTTCCTTCCATTGTAGAAGGTCGTGCGCTGGTGATGCAGGAAGCCATGAGTCAGGGATTGCCACTCATTATTACCCCCAATACAGGTGGTGCCGATTTAATTAAAGAAGGCAAAACCGGGTTTCTGGTGCCCATTCGGTCGCCCAAAGCCATTGCCGAAAAGCTAAGCTGGTTTCTGGACAACCGCGATCAGATTCCGGCAATGGGAGCGATGGCCCAGGCCCATGCGTCGACCTATACCTGGGATGGCTACGGCAAAACGGTCGTTGACTCGATCGATAACTTTTACAGCAAACAAGTACGTAAACCGCAGATTGCGGCAAACGCTTAA
- a CDS encoding glycosyl transferase family 2 (PFAM: glycosyl transferase family 2~KEGG: bph:Bphy_1225 glycosyl transferase family protein): MTKVSILIPTYKRPDLLVEAVKSCLAQTYPPYELVIGDDSPDEITAQVVDELKKESPITIRYIHNKPSLKQARNVNMLFNEAKGDKVMILHDDDLLMPESLETLVNVFERDPSVSVAFGKQYIITDTGEIDPESSITFNQDFYRIEKFEGTALSPFESALCQQFPNNGYLIKADIIKKMQWNTDAGDACDYEFGYRLGLAGYKMYFVNKFLGKYRLSAGSISHSKTSDCAYQAYHILSNSKPNSPFSEEVRAKRLYERAPIAITEAVNLGKRGKAVEILFSEWYRKRILSLQGLKRVLYILFYFEPKKLFRA; this comes from the coding sequence ATGACTAAAGTTTCGATCTTAATTCCGACCTATAAAAGGCCCGATCTTCTTGTGGAAGCCGTTAAGTCGTGTCTGGCACAGACGTATCCGCCTTACGAGCTGGTCATCGGCGACGACTCGCCCGACGAGATAACGGCTCAGGTAGTTGACGAACTAAAGAAAGAATCGCCGATTACCATTCGCTACATCCACAACAAGCCGTCACTGAAGCAGGCCCGGAATGTAAACATGCTTTTCAACGAAGCAAAGGGCGACAAAGTGATGATTCTGCACGACGACGATCTGCTGATGCCTGAATCGCTGGAAACGCTGGTGAACGTCTTCGAACGCGATCCGTCGGTGAGTGTGGCCTTTGGCAAACAGTATATCATTACCGATACCGGCGAAATTGACCCGGAGTCGTCCATTACGTTCAATCAGGATTTTTACCGGATCGAAAAATTCGAGGGGACTGCCTTATCCCCGTTCGAGTCGGCCCTCTGCCAGCAGTTTCCGAACAATGGTTACCTGATCAAGGCGGATATCATCAAGAAAATGCAGTGGAATACCGACGCCGGTGATGCCTGCGATTATGAGTTCGGCTACCGGCTGGGGCTGGCGGGCTACAAGATGTACTTTGTCAACAAGTTTCTGGGCAAATACCGCTTGTCGGCCGGGTCAATCTCACACTCCAAAACCAGCGACTGTGCCTACCAGGCGTATCATATTCTGAGCAACAGCAAGCCCAACAGTCCTTTCTCCGAAGAAGTACGCGCCAAACGGTTATACGAACGGGCGCCCATTGCCATTACCGAAGCCGTTAACCTCGGCAAACGCGGCAAGGCCGTCGAGATTCTGTTCAGCGAGTGGTACAGAAAGCGCATCCTGTCGTTGCAGGGGCTCAAACGAGTACTGTATATCCTGTTCTATTTCGAGCCGAAGAAACTATTCCGGGCCTGA